The proteins below are encoded in one region of Silene latifolia isolate original U9 population chromosome 2, ASM4854445v1, whole genome shotgun sequence:
- the LOC141641007 gene encoding uncharacterized protein LOC141641007 codes for MDNANEHSMLEKVGPMKVEMHASLVYTHPIFGDFQNEVKHAICSMGVGGLTTVGAVEYHDVRDGLKHRSFRVEFNTKTNESKCACKLFERHGIVCRHILWVWNGRQVHRIPDPYILARWTKKSYRPVVRDENGKKIPTRSGRTSQTNRTKTKNQEIEALLGITTSNDIDLRPPNKAKNKGSGKRLRSSKEKAKTKQQKRKRRCGNCKKWKRMSDVTDDSRRSPTRQEIDEAKRTIELIDTRTNLEAAETREEALIREVDSVKAQLKVAELQNEQR; via the exons ATGGATAATGCCAATGAGCATAGTATGCTCGAGAAAGTAGGGCCGATGAAGGTAGAGATGCATGCCTCCCTTGTCTACACCCATCCTATCTTTGGGGACTTTCAGAATGAAGTCAAACATGCCATATGCAGCATGGGGGTCGGGGGTTTGACAACAGTAGGGGCGGTGGAGTACCATGACGTTCGTGATGGACTGAAGCACAGGAGCTTCCGAGTTGAATTTAACACCAAAACTAACGAGAGCAAATGTGCATGTAAGCTGTTTGAGAGGCATGGCATTGTTTGTCGCCATATACTCtgggtgtggaatggtaggcAGGTCCACAGGATACCTGACCCTTATATCCttgctcgatggacaaagaaatccTACAGGCCAGTTGTCCgagatgaaaatggaaag AAAATCCCGACACGTTCAGGGAGAACATCACAGACCAATCGAACCAAGACCAAAAACCAGGAAATCGAGGCTCTTCTAGGCATCACGACTTCAAATGATATTGACCTTCGACCGccaaacaaggccaagaataagggCAGTGGCAAAAGATTAAGGTCCTCCAAAGAAAAGGCCAAGACCAAACAACAAAAGAGGAAGCGAAGATGCGGTAACTGCAAGAAGTGG AAAAG GATGAGTGACGTAACTGACGATAGCCGAAGGTCCCCGACAAGGCAGGAAATAGATGAAGCCAAACGGACGATAGAGTTGATcgacacaaggacaaatttagagGCAGCAGAAACccgtgaagaggccttaataaGAGAGGTCGACAGTGTAAAGGCACAGTTGAAGGTTGCTGAACTTCAAAATGAAC Aacgttaa